One segment of Agrococcus sp. ProA11 DNA contains the following:
- a CDS encoding DUF2017 family protein: MLPDEADMLANLGRQVVGLHRAVIDRQAALEDPVMERLYPSAYGSIEDAAEFRRLAAPDIATDRIQSMMRMVVDLETALPAEDDDRVDADLRITVDEEGAEAWLRSLGEVRLVLHVRTTQHRSALAPDVTDEDIAQLRDVVDWLGFAQSTLLEALE; encoded by the coding sequence ATGCTGCCCGATGAGGCCGACATGCTCGCGAACCTCGGCCGCCAGGTGGTCGGGCTGCACCGCGCGGTCATCGATCGGCAGGCGGCGCTCGAGGATCCCGTGATGGAGCGCCTCTACCCCAGCGCCTACGGCAGCATCGAGGATGCCGCGGAGTTCCGCAGGCTCGCGGCCCCCGATATCGCGACCGACCGCATCCAGTCGATGATGCGCATGGTCGTCGACCTGGAGACGGCGCTGCCCGCGGAGGACGACGACCGCGTCGACGCGGACCTGCGGATCACCGTCGACGAGGAGGGCGCGGAGGCGTGGCTGCGGTCGCTCGGCGAGGTGCGGCTGGTGCTCCACGTGCGCACCACCCAGCACCGGTCGGCGCTCGCGCCCGACGTCACCGATGAGGACATCGCGCAGCTGCGCGATGTGGTCGACTGGTTGGGCTTCGCGCAGTCGACGCTGCTGGAGGCGCTCGAGTAG
- a CDS encoding siderophore-interacting protein, with protein MAGPERVAAVAPRFIELEVLTNQQLSPHIRRVTLGGDEVSAMTPQGFDQWFRFFMRREGQQELCLPTSPSTWFPQYLAMQASSRPWVRNYTVRDIRLEAGELDIDFVCHEDPGPGAAWAGRAERGERAVLLDEGLLYNDDGLPGDVLLVGDESAMPAIAGICGSLERSVRGVAVIEVGHHDDIQPFHRPAGVDVRWIERGSARAGEAGLEELRGLRLSGDLGYAYSAGEQLLATGTRRHLVRDRGMDKQRITFTGYWKLGKAYVS; from the coding sequence ATGGCGGGACCGGAGCGCGTGGCAGCGGTCGCACCCAGGTTCATCGAGCTCGAGGTGCTGACGAACCAGCAGCTGTCGCCGCACATCCGCCGCGTGACGCTGGGCGGCGACGAGGTCTCCGCGATGACACCGCAGGGCTTCGACCAGTGGTTCCGCTTCTTCATGCGCCGGGAGGGGCAGCAGGAGCTGTGCTTGCCGACGAGCCCGAGCACGTGGTTCCCGCAGTACCTGGCGATGCAGGCGTCGAGCCGGCCCTGGGTGCGCAACTACACGGTGCGCGACATCCGGCTGGAGGCGGGCGAGCTCGACATCGATTTCGTCTGCCACGAGGATCCGGGCCCGGGCGCCGCGTGGGCGGGTCGAGCCGAGCGCGGCGAGCGCGCCGTGCTGCTCGACGAGGGCCTGCTGTACAACGACGACGGACTGCCCGGTGACGTGCTGCTGGTCGGTGACGAGTCGGCGATGCCGGCGATCGCCGGGATCTGCGGCTCACTCGAGCGCTCGGTGCGCGGCGTCGCCGTCATCGAGGTGGGCCACCACGACGACATCCAGCCCTTCCATCGTCCCGCTGGCGTCGACGTGCGCTGGATCGAGCGCGGCAGCGCCCGAGCGGGGGAGGCGGGGCTCGAGGAGCTGCGCGGGCTCCGGCTCTCCGGCGACCTCGGCTATGCGTACTCCGCGGGAGAGCAGTTGCTCGCCACGGGCACGCGGCGCCACCTCGTGCGCGACCGCGGGATGGACAAGCAGCGCATCACCTTCACCGGCTACTGGAAGCTCGGCAAGGCCTACGTGTCCTGA
- a CDS encoding MFS transporter, with protein sequence MQLSPARRLLALFTLALGGFGIGTTEFATMGILPLAATELVPGFEADPATGIAQAGWMISAYALGVVVGAPLVSVLAARMSQRTLVLLLVAGFTVANLASGLMPSFELTMLARFVSGLPHGAYFGVASLLAARIMGPGRQGAGVALALSGLTIANIIGVPLGTWLGQAAGWRWTYVAVAIIFLTTLALAWLVLPHVPGDPNRSAKRELSAFRSPRLWLMVAVGCIGFGGFFAVYSYAAEIVTRVAELPQSAIAWLLATIGVGMTVGNVIGGWAADRSLRRTITIAFPLYIVSLALFALLGSHPVAMFAIAFLIGGTGSVLNPAIQARIMRIAGDAELLGAATNHAAFNVGNALGAALGGAVIAAGFGYLAPAWIGVALASAGFLLALWSLAIDRGGPDTAAHSIIATVLGPTTAGIEVVDHARD encoded by the coding sequence ATGCAACTCTCTCCCGCGCGCAGGCTCCTGGCGCTCTTCACCCTGGCCCTCGGCGGCTTCGGCATCGGCACGACCGAGTTCGCCACCATGGGGATCCTGCCGCTGGCTGCGACCGAGCTCGTGCCCGGCTTCGAGGCCGACCCGGCCACCGGTATCGCACAGGCGGGCTGGATGATCTCGGCGTATGCGCTCGGCGTCGTGGTGGGCGCGCCGCTGGTCTCGGTCTTGGCGGCGCGGATGTCGCAGCGCACGCTCGTGCTGCTGCTGGTCGCCGGCTTCACCGTCGCCAACCTCGCGAGCGGCCTGATGCCGAGCTTCGAGCTCACGATGCTGGCCCGCTTCGTCTCCGGACTCCCGCACGGCGCCTACTTCGGCGTCGCGTCGCTGCTGGCGGCGCGCATCATGGGCCCTGGCAGGCAGGGCGCGGGCGTGGCGCTGGCCCTCTCCGGCCTCACGATCGCGAACATCATCGGTGTGCCGCTGGGCACCTGGCTCGGCCAGGCAGCGGGCTGGCGCTGGACCTACGTCGCCGTCGCGATCATCTTCCTGACGACGCTGGCCCTCGCCTGGCTGGTGCTGCCGCACGTGCCGGGCGATCCGAACCGCAGCGCCAAGCGCGAGCTGAGCGCCTTCCGCAGCCCGCGGCTGTGGCTCATGGTGGCGGTCGGCTGCATCGGCTTCGGCGGCTTCTTCGCCGTCTACTCCTATGCGGCAGAGATCGTGACGCGCGTCGCCGAGCTGCCGCAGTCGGCGATCGCCTGGCTGCTCGCGACCATCGGCGTCGGCATGACCGTCGGCAATGTGATCGGCGGCTGGGCGGCCGATCGGAGCCTGCGGCGCACGATCACGATCGCGTTCCCGCTCTACATCGTCTCGCTCGCGCTGTTCGCGCTGCTGGGCTCGCATCCGGTGGCCATGTTCGCCATCGCGTTCCTGATCGGCGGCACCGGATCGGTGCTCAACCCCGCCATCCAGGCACGGATCATGCGCATCGCGGGCGATGCCGAGCTGCTGGGCGCCGCCACCAACCATGCGGCGTTCAACGTCGGCAACGCGCTCGGCGCTGCGCTCGGCGGCGCCGTGATCGCGGCCGGCTTCGGCTACCTGGCGCCCGCCTGGATCGGCGTCGCGCTCGCGAGCGCGGGCTTCCTGCTGGCGCTGTGGAGCCTCGCCATCGACCGCGGTGGCCCCGACACGGCCGCGCACTCCATCATCGCGACCGTGCTGGGCCCCACCACCGCCGGCATCGAGGTGGTCGACCATGCACGCGACTGA
- a CDS encoding ATP-dependent Clp protease adaptor ClpS translates to MHATEGQPHAGATAQPHVDATAEPDDATLGAEWATMLWDDPITLQPYVVRVLMRRFGYSRARAHELMVLAERDGRTAVAHGAREEQEMHVVGLHADGLIATLERVSA, encoded by the coding sequence ATGCACGCGACTGAGGGGCAGCCGCACGCCGGCGCCACCGCGCAGCCGCACGTCGATGCCACCGCGGAGCCGGACGATGCAACGCTCGGCGCCGAGTGGGCGACGATGCTCTGGGACGATCCGATCACCCTGCAGCCGTACGTCGTGCGGGTGCTCATGCGTCGATTCGGCTACAGCCGTGCGCGTGCGCACGAGCTCATGGTGCTGGCCGAGCGCGACGGTCGCACGGCCGTCGCCCACGGTGCGCGCGAGGAGCAGGAGATGCACGTCGTCGGGCTGCATGCCGACGGGCTGATCGCGACGCTCGAGCGGGTCTCCGCGTGA
- the pdxY gene encoding pyridoxal kinase PdxY yields MRFLSIQSHVAYGHVGNSAAVFPLQRIGHEVWPVLTVNFSNHTGYGAWGGPAIPAADVRAVVNGIADRGVLGSVDGVLSGYLGGEDIVDVVVDAVARVKAQNPGATFTCDPVMGNATSGCFVAPTIPPLIRERVVPHADIITPNQFELGYMTHTEPETLDATLASADRARDLGPRTVLVTSVLRPDRETLEDGTDTIEMLAVDDAGAWIVQTPRLPIKANGSGDATSALFTAHYGETGSAATALERTASSVFDLLQATIDSGERELRIVQAQDAFANPRMQFSARQVR; encoded by the coding sequence ATGAGGTTCCTGTCGATCCAGTCGCACGTCGCCTACGGGCACGTCGGCAACTCCGCCGCCGTCTTCCCGCTGCAGCGCATCGGCCACGAGGTGTGGCCGGTGCTCACCGTCAACTTCTCGAACCACACCGGCTACGGCGCGTGGGGCGGCCCCGCGATCCCGGCCGCCGACGTGCGCGCCGTCGTGAACGGCATCGCCGATCGCGGCGTGCTCGGCAGCGTCGACGGCGTGCTGTCCGGCTATCTGGGCGGCGAGGACATCGTCGACGTGGTCGTGGATGCCGTGGCGCGCGTGAAGGCGCAGAACCCCGGGGCGACCTTCACCTGCGACCCGGTGATGGGCAACGCGACCTCCGGCTGCTTCGTGGCCCCGACCATCCCGCCGCTCATCCGCGAGCGCGTCGTGCCGCACGCCGACATCATCACGCCGAACCAGTTCGAGCTCGGCTACATGACCCACACCGAGCCCGAGACGCTCGACGCGACGCTCGCGTCGGCGGACCGCGCACGAGACCTGGGCCCCCGCACCGTGCTCGTCACGAGCGTGCTGCGCCCCGACCGCGAGACGCTCGAGGACGGCACCGACACCATCGAGATGCTCGCGGTCGACGACGCCGGCGCTTGGATCGTGCAGACGCCCCGGCTGCCGATCAAGGCGAACGGCTCCGGCGATGCCACGAGCGCGCTCTTCACGGCGCACTATGGCGAGACGGGCTCAGCAGCGACGGCGCTCGAGCGCACGGCGTCGAGCGTGTTCGACCTGCTGCAGGCGACGATCGACTCGGGCGAGCGGGAGCTGCGCATCGTGCAGGCGCAGGACGCCTTCGCGAACCCGCGCATGCAG